In one window of Gossypium arboreum isolate Shixiya-1 chromosome 4, ASM2569848v2, whole genome shotgun sequence DNA:
- the LOC128291616 gene encoding uncharacterized protein LOC128291616 yields MQNEMREQMMEAQRNIMAEMAQLLRATDKGKAPMAITEEENEGPPPGFTPPHVLLQTEAPPRRPSTTLRPQHGPIDVGVHVNFPIGSGLNMGDNLTNPLVPDLDMVEKEDLKAEAAKQLDERCRWLEEKFKALEGTGNNHGVDAKDLSLVPNLVLPHKFKKPEFEKYNGTTCPEAHITMFCRRMTGYVNNDQLLIHCFQDSLDTLQNMEKKPNENFRQYAQRWREVAITTKSFADIVMAGEMIENAIRGGRIEGEVVKRSAPRRKDNEVNKTSGFNSKAISVSQSKVATVGQQDSQKHESNIRHERMQFTPIPVTYRELYQNLYDTHAIAPFHLKPLQLPYPKWYDANARCEYHAGISGHSIENCTEFKKAVERLIKNGVLKFESTPNTENPLPNHDNQGVNAIGKVVEKREKENVDEIRMPMRVIWEKMMNRGMLTSKNTKERTWDYGELHEDCEESKTLVQGFIDNKELQVYEGSSSEKQVCVLENEQQRTGRPRIITSLPGNNEMGTPAAPKVIIHTPTLFPYKDSKKVPWSYDCSVTVPGQGSIASASKDVRDEGSHTRSGKRYDMGDVRVEPTKPKNVEIEKKSEVSVNEPVREEEAKKFLKLPIDSSHMKTCHNVVRAFDGTERKVMERIDIPLEIGLNTYEVDFLPSLAPYVETNEEAIECSFHSLEIVNATFISERSKVPVLRMSRATRMALQIMMGKGALPGKGLGKQLQGGIQVPKLTEKKDRFGLGFKPDHKQKRQEMEKRQARRKARLNGGEVE; encoded by the exons ATGCAGAATGAGATGAGGGAACAAATGATGGAAGCTCAGAGGAATATAATGGCCGAAATGGCTCAGTTACTTagggccactgataaaggaaaggcTCCTATGGCCATCACTGAAGAGGAAAATGAGGGTCCTCCTCCAGGTTTTACACCGCCGCATGTATTATTGCAAActgaggcacctcctagaaggccatctacTACTCTGAGGCCTCAGCACGGGCCAATTGATGTTGGTGTCCATGTAAATTTCCCAATTGGTTCAGGACTTAATATGGGTGACAATCTTACTAATCCTCTTGTTCCCGATCTAGATATGGTAGAAAAGGAGGATTTGAAGGCCGAAGCTGCAAAGCAATTGGATGAACGCTGCAGATGGTTAGAAGAAAAGTTTAAGGCTTTGGAAGGCACTGGCAATAATCATGGGGTTGATGCCAAGGATTTAAGTCTAGTCCCAAACCTAGTGCTACCTCACAAATTCAAAAAGccagaatttgaaaagtacaatggtactacttgcccagaggcccACATCACAATGTTTTGTAGAAGGATGACGGggtatgtaaacaatgatcagctgttgatccattgttttcaagatagtttg GATACCCTGCAAAATATGGAGAAGAAGCCTAATgagaattttaggcaatatgcacagaggtgGAGAGAGGTAGCAAT CACTACTAAAAGTTTTGCAGAcatagttatggcaggagagatgatagaaaatgccataAGAGGAGGAAGAATTGAGGGGGAAGTAGTCAAAAGATCAGCCCCAAGAAGAAAAGACAATGAGGTAAACAAAACAagtggttttaattcaaaagcaaTCTCAGTTAGCCAGTCCAAAGTAGCCACAGTTGGGCAACAAGACTCCCAAAAGCATGAATCCAACATTAGGCATGAGAGGATGCAATTTACACCTATACCTGTGACGTATAGGGAGCTCTATCAAAATCTATATGATACGCATGCTATAGCCCCTTTCCACTTAAAACCATTACAACTTCCgtatcctaaatggtatgatgcaaatgctagaTGTGAGTATCATGCTGGAATATCGGGGCACTCAATCGAGAATTGTACTGAATTCAAGAAAGCCGTAGAGAGGTTGATCAAGAATggggttttaaaatttgagagTACCCCAAATACTGAGAATCCTTTGCCGAACCATGACAATCAGGGAGTAAATGCCATTGGTAAAGTCGTTGAAAAAAGGGAAAAGGAAAATGTTGATGAGATAAGGATGCCTATGAGGGTAATCTGGGAGAAGATGATGAACAGAGGTATGTTGACCTCTAAAAATACGAAAGAAAGAACGTGGGACTACGGTGAGCTCCATGAAGATTGCGAGGAATCCAAGACCTTGGTGCAAGGCTTCATAGACAACAAAGAGCTACAGGTTTATGAAGGTAGCTCTAGTGAAAAGCAAGTTtgtgtgctggaaaatgaacaGCAAAGAACCGGTAGACCAAGGATCATTACCTCCCTGCCAGGGAATAATGAAATGGGGACACCGGCAGCACCCAAGGTTATTATCCATACACCTACTcttttcccttacaaggatagcAAAAAAGTACCATGGAGTTATGACTGTAGCGTAACGGTGCCAGGACAAGGAAGCATAGCCAGCGCATCTAAGGATGTACGAGATGAAGGTTCCCACACGCGgagtgggaagcgttatgataTGGGGGACGTCAGAGTGGAACCCACAAAACCCAAGAAtgttgaaattgaaaaaaaaagtgaagtatCTGTTAACGAGCCAGTGAGGGAGGAGGAAGCTAagaaatttctaaa attacccattgacagttcgcaCATGAAGACGTGtcataatgtggtaagagcctttgacggaactgaaaggaaagtaatggAGCGAATTGACATCCCTCTGGAGATTGGACTAAATACGTATGAAGTTGACTTCCTG CCGTCACTAGCTCCTTATGTGGAGACAAATGAGgaggctattgagtgttcttttcattccttagaaattgttaatgctaCCTTCATTTCGGAAAGAAGCAAGGTGCCGGTTCTCAGGATGTCTAGAGCAACAAGGATGGCCCTGCAAATAATGATGGGGAAAGGagcattgccaggaaaaggaCTAGGAAAACAGTTGCAAGGAGGGATTCAAGTCCCAAAATTGACGGAGAAGAaggatcgctttggtttgggttTTAAGCCAGACCATAAACAAAAGAGACAGGAGATGGAAAAGCGTCAAGCAAGAAGGAAGGCGCGTTTGAACGGAGGAGAAGTAGAGTGA